In one Candidatus Moraniibacteriota bacterium genomic region, the following are encoded:
- a CDS encoding prepilin peptidase, whose translation MVIIFFIFGLIIGSFLNAVVYRLNAVESLLERSHCPKCKKKIRWFDNIPLLSFLLLSAKCRDCGEKISWQYPILELATGVIFALVGNYFFYSYNSSSWLLSGYYLVIFSLLVIIFVYDLKYMEIPLLILWIGLIISALYFLSVDWKSFYIAGSILDLKTISGIVGGLIAFLFFFGLASYSKETWMGYGDAYVGLLAGFIVGWPNIIWALMFSFTIGALTSIALIILGRKTIKSQVPFAPFLISGIFLVIFLPQIFPSLKEFFVYF comes from the coding sequence ATGGTCATTATTTTTTTTATATTCGGTCTCATTATTGGCAGTTTTCTGAATGCTGTCGTCTATCGCCTGAATGCGGTGGAGTCTCTTTTGGAGCGTTCGCATTGTCCAAAATGCAAAAAGAAAATCAGGTGGTTTGATAACATTCCTCTTCTGAGTTTTCTTCTTTTGTCGGCCAAGTGCCGCGACTGCGGTGAAAAAATTTCCTGGCAATATCCGATTCTGGAACTAGCAACCGGGGTCATTTTCGCCCTTGTCGGCAATTATTTTTTCTACTCCTACAATTCTTCAAGCTGGCTCCTTTCCGGCTATTATTTGGTTATTTTTTCCCTGCTGGTTATCATTTTTGTTTATGATCTGAAATATATGGAAATACCCCTACTGATTCTCTGGATAGGCCTTATCATATCAGCATTGTATTTCTTGTCTGTTGATTGGAAGAGTTTTTATATTGCTGGATCAATACTCGATCTCAAAACCATTTCTGGTATAGTTGGAGGGTTAATAGCATTTTTATTTTTTTTCGGTCTCGCTTCTTATTCCAAAGAAACATGGATGGGCTATGGCGATGCATATGTTGGTCTTTTGGCCGGATTTATTGTTGGTTGGCCGAACATTATTTGGGCATTGATGTTTTCCTTTACGATCGGCGCGCTTACAAGCATAGCTCTTATAATTCTGGGCAGGAAAACAATAAAAAGCCAGGTGCCTTTTGCACCATTCTTGATTTCAGGAATCTTTTTGGTTATTTTTCTCCCTCAAATTTTTCCGTCTCTTAAAGAATTTTTTGTATATTTTTAA
- a CDS encoding type II secretion system protein, with the protein MKKFFSRKKGFTLLELLIVMAVIVILVAAIIAATNSSREKSHKASALQTMRSILPYATDCYMRSQAIPINPSAGSPVCSGANANFPAFDTKIGWGYTSGTSSTYKAWDITDNTKTITCNPEISKCF; encoded by the coding sequence ATGAAAAAATTTTTTTCAAGAAAAAAAGGTTTTACCCTCCTGGAACTCTTGATAGTTATGGCTGTTATAGTTATTTTAGTTGCTGCTATAATAGCTGCTACTAATAGTTCTAGAGAAAAAAGTCATAAAGCTTCAGCTCTTCAGACAATGAGAAGCATATTGCCTTATGCAACTGACTGCTACATGAGAAGCCAGGCAATTCCTATAAATCCATCAGCAGGCAGTCCGGTTTGTAGTGGTGCTAATGCTAATTTTCCAGCTTTTGATACAAAAATAGGTTGGGGTTATACTTCTGGAACAAGCTCCACGTACAAAGCATGGGATATTACAGATAATACAAAAACTATTACCTGCAATCCGGAGATTAGTAAATGTTTTTGA
- a CDS encoding type II secretion system protein, with amino-acid sequence MKKMKKGFTLIELLIVIAIIGILAGVILVSTSSARQKAQTAAAKQTLKSTMPYLTECNLNNYTISAYNTANPICTDGPNWPEVGTYCTGTAYNAGVLSTTCNGTTITCTVDTGSCT; translated from the coding sequence ATGAAAAAAATGAAAAAAGGTTTCACGTTGATCGAATTGTTGATCGTTATTGCGATCATCGGTATTTTGGCCGGAGTTATTTTGGTAAGCACTTCAAGCGCTCGTCAAAAAGCTCAAACAGCTGCTGCTAAACAGACGCTTAAAAGTACTATGCCATATTTAACAGAATGTAATTTGAATAACTATACTATAAGTGCTTATAACACAGCAAACCCAATTTGTACCGATGGACCAAACTGGCCAGAAGTAGGTACTTATTGTACTGGCACAGCATACAACGCGGGTGTATTATCAACAACTTGCAATGGAACTACTATTACATGTACTGTTGATACAGGGTCATGCACATAG
- a CDS encoding type II secretion system protein, translated as MINQKNKFSSAKGFTLIELLVVMAIIGILASVVMVSTKGAVEKSKKASALTSAASVLPELVICADDGGTASTPAEGSTICQGATGHSVAWPAINAKTGWNYNGSSGAVVGGTYSFFLEKDGNTITCSMATNDCV; from the coding sequence ATGATAAATCAAAAAAATAAATTTTCATCCGCGAAAGGTTTCACCCTGATTGAACTTCTGGTCGTTATGGCGATTATCGGAATACTGGCTAGTGTTGTTATGGTCAGCACCAAAGGTGCAGTGGAAAAATCGAAAAAAGCATCGGCATTGACAAGTGCTGCCAGTGTCCTGCCGGAACTCGTCATATGTGCTGATGATGGTGGCACCGCTTCTACTCCAGCAGAAGGAAGTACTATATGTCAAGGTGCAACTGGGCATAGCGTAGCATGGCCTGCCATAAATGCAAAAACAGGCTGGAATTACAATGGTTCATCAGGTGCAGTTGTGGGTGGAACTTATAGCTTTTTTTTGGAAAAGGATGGTAACACGATAACTTGCAGTATGGCTACGAATGATTGCGTGTAG
- a CDS encoding type II secretion system F family protein — protein sequence MKFLYQARNLSGEVQQGKIEALNNEKAIAMLQEKGLLPLSIEKEKETPEVFREVMRIWNGASAREISVFFRQLATLIEAKVTIVSSLNAVREQTSNAYLKRIIGELVDNIEDGSPLSEAMQKHPDVFETLAVSMVKAGELSGNLQRSILFLAENTEKNYELSSKIRSAMFYPIFVLSAALIIGFGTFAFVLPKLTDVFKDLNVDIPWYTSMLMDASAFINRYWWVTMSIIIFIILSTIYYLRTEDGKREWDSFKMKLPVIGPLFQYIYIARFAENLSVLMIGGIPLVRGLAIVSEVVNSTVFESVILRAADEVKTGGSMSEVFSRSSSCFPPIVAQMIKIGEDSGKIAEVLKNVSFFYSKEVDRITRNLSSMLEPILISILGVGVGFLVFAILVPIYNIAGSI from the coding sequence ATGAAATTTTTATACCAAGCCAGAAATCTGTCAGGAGAAGTCCAGCAAGGAAAAATAGAAGCCCTGAATAATGAAAAGGCGATAGCGATGCTTCAGGAAAAAGGATTATTGCCTCTCTCTATCGAGAAAGAAAAAGAAACTCCTGAAGTATTCAGGGAAGTTATGCGCATCTGGAACGGAGCCAGTGCCAGGGAAATTTCAGTTTTTTTCCGGCAGCTGGCGACTTTGATTGAAGCTAAGGTTACAATAGTTTCATCGCTTAATGCCGTAAGGGAACAGACAAGCAATGCATACTTGAAGAGGATCATCGGAGAATTGGTGGATAATATAGAGGACGGATCACCGCTTTCAGAAGCTATGCAGAAACACCCGGATGTTTTTGAAACTCTGGCAGTCAGTATGGTCAAAGCAGGAGAACTTTCCGGAAATCTGCAACGCAGCATTTTGTTTCTAGCTGAAAATACGGAAAAAAATTATGAATTAAGTTCAAAAATAAGAAGCGCTATGTTCTATCCTATTTTCGTGCTTTCAGCGGCTCTGATAATCGGTTTTGGAACTTTTGCTTTTGTCTTGCCGAAGCTCACAGATGTTTTCAAAGATTTGAACGTCGATATACCTTGGTACACCAGCATGCTTATGGATGCCAGCGCTTTCATTAATAGATACTGGTGGGTTACGATGTCGATTATAATATTCATAATATTATCAACGATTTATTATCTCAGGACTGAAGATGGCAAAAGAGAATGGGATTCATTCAAAATGAAACTTCCTGTCATTGGTCCGCTTTTCCAATATATTTACATAGCCAGATTTGCCGAAAATCTTTCGGTACTTATGATCGGAGGCATTCCGCTTGTCAGGGGCCTTGCAATTGTAAGCGAAGTTGTAAATAGCACTGTTTTTGAAAGCGTTATACTCAGAGCTGCGGATGAAGTAAAAACGGGCGGATCCATGAGTGAAGTATTTTCACGCAGTTCTTCATGTTTTCCTCCTATTGTAGCTCAAATGATAAAGATTGGCGAAGACTCGGGAAAAATAGCCGAAGTGCTGAAAAATGTTTCCTTTTTCTACTCCAAGGAAGTGGATCGCATCACGCGCAATCTTTCTTCAATGCTTGAACCTATTCTCATTTCTATTCTTGGAGTCGGGGTTGGATTTTTGGTTTTTGCCATACTGGTGCCGATATACAACATAGCGGGATCCATATAA
- a CDS encoding type IV pilus twitching motility protein PilT has translation MPLITHSDQRIKNLLRLVAQQNASDLHLVVGRYPTLRLDGKLYPITQEKILQAEDTQALSDVILSEENKKKLIAEGQVDFSYNFEDKARFRTNVFFQQGNISVAMRMISSRLKTLEELSIPPILYDFTHNTQGLFIVTGPVGHGKSTTLSALVDFINHNEDKNIITIEDPIEYLYEQDRCIINQREVGRDTKSFSSGLRSVFREDANVVLIGELRDLDTISTAVTAAETGHLILATLHTNDTSQTVDRLVDVFPSHQQNQIRSQLASVLIGVVSQRLLPKIGGGRVPALEIMINNNAVANLIRENKTYQIKSVIETSLKDGMVTLENSLADLVHRGLVTFEDALQYTENKEYLNMLTNKKNR, from the coding sequence ATGCCATTAATAACACATAGCGACCAAAGAATAAAAAATTTACTAAGATTAGTTGCTCAGCAGAATGCTTCCGATCTCCACTTAGTTGTCGGCAGATATCCCACTCTTCGTTTGGATGGAAAACTGTATCCGATAACTCAGGAAAAAATTTTACAAGCAGAAGATACTCAGGCACTTAGTGATGTTATTCTCAGTGAAGAAAATAAAAAAAAGCTTATTGCAGAAGGGCAGGTTGATTTTTCTTATAATTTTGAGGATAAAGCCCGTTTCAGAACAAATGTTTTTTTCCAGCAGGGAAACATAAGTGTGGCCATGCGTATGATTTCAAGCCGTCTTAAGACGCTGGAAGAACTGAGTATTCCTCCCATACTTTATGACTTCACACATAACACGCAAGGTTTGTTTATAGTGACTGGTCCGGTGGGTCATGGAAAATCAACTACGCTTTCGGCACTTGTTGATTTTATTAATCATAACGAAGATAAAAATATAATAACTATTGAAGATCCGATAGAATATCTTTATGAACAGGATCGGTGCATTATAAATCAGCGGGAAGTGGGAAGAGATACTAAATCATTTTCCTCGGGATTGCGCAGTGTTTTTCGCGAAGATGCAAATGTAGTTCTTATTGGTGAACTTAGAGATTTGGACACTATCAGCACGGCTGTGACTGCGGCTGAAACTGGGCATCTGATTCTTGCCACTTTGCATACAAATGATACATCCCAGACAGTCGACAGGTTGGTAGATGTTTTTCCGTCTCACCAGCAAAATCAAATCAGATCCCAGTTGGCAAGTGTTTTGATCGGGGTTGTCTCCCAAAGATTGCTGCCAAAAATCGGAGGTGGCAGAGTTCCTGCTTTGGAAATAATGATCAACAATAATGCAGTAGCAAATCTAATACGTGAAAATAAGACATATCAGATAAAATCCGTGATTGAAACAAGCCTTAAAGATGGCATGGTGACTTTGGAAAATTCCTTGGCTGATTTGGTTCATCGGGGACTTGTGACCTTTGAAGATGCGTTGCAATATACCGAAAACAAAGAATATTTGAATATGTTAACAAATAAAAAAAATAGATAA
- a CDS encoding response regulator transcription factor: protein MSEKIKKVLLVEDDPFIRDIYSVKFSQEGFEVSIAENGLEALKKIEESVPDVILLDIVMPYMDGMETLKNIRGKKEWKKIPVVMLTNISEKEKISESEDFGINDYLIKSHFTPSEVVQKVRNLLKG, encoded by the coding sequence ATGTCTGAAAAAATAAAAAAAGTACTGCTTGTTGAAGACGATCCTTTTATCCGGGATATTTATAGTGTTAAATTTTCACAGGAAGGATTCGAGGTTTCAATAGCAGAAAATGGATTGGAAGCCCTGAAGAAAATCGAGGAATCTGTTCCAGATGTGATTTTGCTGGATATAGTTATGCCTTATATGGATGGTATGGAAACCTTGAAAAATATAAGAGGTAAAAAGGAATGGAAGAAAATTCCCGTGGTAATGCTTACTAACATCTCTGAAAAAGAAAAAATAAGTGAAAGTGAAGATTTTGGAATTAATGATTATCTTATAAAATCACATTTCACTCCCTCAGAAGTCGTACAAAAGGTAAGAAATTTGTTGAAAGGTTAA
- a CDS encoding GspE/PulE family protein, protein MSQQDKIIQNIGIQQKKIGSMSYKSEALVNMAKSLNMPYLERIPRIEDDVMNIISKDVSLQHKIIAFERDKKKVKIGIVEPTNINALNILRFIAEERKLEIELYLISQEMFDDMFEQYSGGTEEAIKEVMEILQNEDDVEDELDNKKEDKEDKDSIQFAPVAKLLNVIIKHAIDGKASDIHIEPVTKEYRVRFRVDGVLFSSLTIPKGVGRAVVSRVKILSNLKIDEKRKPQDGRFSVNDEGHLVDFRVSTLPVVDGEKVVMRLLDNKNKLIDFEGMGIMGKGKEILIKNIKEPYGIILLTGPTGSGKSTTLYACLGVLNKEERNIITLEDPVEYSISGVNQSQINPEIGYTFASGLRSILRQDPNIIMVGEIRDSETAELSIHAALTGHLVLSTLHTNSSIGAIPRLVDMGIEPFLLSSSIKVVAAQRLVRRICLDCRQEIKLNSKIAEYINSQVGNLPKEEIEKYGVDLSKGVHIYKGKGCENCDNSGYKGRIAIFEAIEINDDIKEIISEKAGTEQEVQKYADEHGMIKIEQDGVLKILKGLTTVEEVQRVTEGSKSVGGEVEDDK, encoded by the coding sequence ATGAGTCAGCAGGACAAAATTATACAAAATATTGGGATTCAGCAGAAAAAAATAGGCTCCATGTCCTATAAGTCTGAAGCCCTTGTTAATATGGCAAAGAGCTTAAACATGCCTTATCTAGAAAGAATTCCAAGAATAGAAGATGATGTGATGAATATAATTTCAAAGGATGTATCTCTCCAGCATAAAATAATAGCATTTGAAAGGGATAAGAAAAAAGTAAAAATAGGCATTGTTGAACCAACCAATATTAATGCGCTGAACATCTTGCGTTTTATCGCAGAAGAAAGAAAGCTCGAAATTGAATTATATCTCATTTCTCAGGAGATGTTTGACGATATGTTTGAACAATATTCAGGCGGAACAGAGGAAGCCATAAAGGAAGTTATGGAAATATTGCAGAATGAAGATGATGTTGAAGACGAACTGGATAATAAAAAAGAAGACAAAGAAGACAAGGATAGCATTCAATTTGCTCCAGTGGCAAAACTTCTCAATGTCATAATAAAACATGCTATTGACGGTAAGGCGAGCGATATCCATATAGAACCTGTAACCAAAGAATATAGGGTAAGGTTCCGGGTTGATGGAGTCCTTTTTTCGTCATTGACAATCCCGAAGGGAGTTGGACGTGCAGTAGTTTCAAGAGTAAAAATACTTTCAAATCTTAAGATTGATGAAAAAAGAAAACCGCAAGATGGTCGCTTCAGTGTTAATGACGAAGGTCATTTGGTTGATTTTCGCGTTTCAACATTGCCTGTTGTCGATGGTGAAAAAGTAGTAATGCGTCTTTTGGACAACAAAAACAAGCTCATAGATTTTGAAGGCATGGGAATTATGGGCAAGGGGAAAGAAATCTTAATTAAAAACATAAAAGAGCCATATGGAATTATTTTACTGACGGGACCGACTGGAAGCGGAAAATCAACAACTCTTTATGCTTGCCTGGGTGTTTTGAACAAGGAAGAAAGGAATATAATTACGCTTGAAGATCCAGTTGAATATTCGATATCTGGTGTAAATCAAAGCCAAATAAATCCAGAAATTGGTTATACATTTGCCAGCGGCCTGAGATCCATATTGCGTCAAGATCCGAACATTATAATGGTAGGGGAAATTCGCGACAGTGAAACTGCTGAATTAAGCATACATGCCGCACTCACTGGCCATTTAGTGCTCTCAACATTGCACACCAACAGTTCTATAGGTGCAATTCCAAGACTTGTCGATATGGGCATAGAACCATTTTTGCTGTCTTCTTCTATAAAAGTTGTTGCAGCACAAAGATTAGTTCGCAGAATTTGCCTTGATTGCAGACAGGAAATAAAGCTAAACAGTAAAATCGCTGAATATATAAACAGCCAAGTTGGAAATCTTCCCAAAGAAGAAATAGAAAAGTATGGAGTAGATTTGTCTAAAGGCGTTCATATCTATAAAGGAAAGGGATGCGAAAATTGTGACAACAGTGGATATAAAGGACGCATAGCTATTTTTGAGGCGATTGAAATAAATGATGACATAAAAGAAATAATTTCAGAAAAGGCTGGAACTGAGCAGGAAGTGCAGAAATATGCCGATGAGCATGGCATGATAAAGATAGAGCAGGATGGAGTGTTGAAAATTTTAAAAGGTTTGACGACCGTAGAAGAAGTGCAGCGAGTCACTGAAGGTAGCAAAAGTGTCGGCGGGGAAGTTGAAGACGATAAATAA
- the pilM gene encoding type IV pilus assembly protein PilM — MLEFLKSNKNRFVGIDFGTSSIKVVELSYKDQKVFLENYGFVDLKQNVGEKQNIDPKKHFYEQKMAEAIKKLVEMMDLKSKSAYVSIPGFSGLITIIELPEMENDELAKAIQFEAHKYIPSSLDEIAMSWEIIEHISDTSTLSSQMPDVGGIKGKKIKVLLVAAPKKDVERFERLLGETNVNVAAIELETFSIVRSLINDDAGNFLIIDIGSRATNIILVEKGVVVVNRNIDAGGNEITSTISESMNISKQRGEDLKKGEKDFLNSNESRLVIPILEFIASESKRILDAYKIKNKNIRIDGVLLSGGTSKMKGLEQYLSNFLKMDVKVADPWRRIMIKDNNVAALIKRLGGSFTVALGLALRGAEEYKRK; from the coding sequence ATGTTAGAATTTTTAAAAAGCAATAAAAATCGTTTTGTTGGCATTGATTTTGGCACATCTTCAATCAAGGTAGTTGAGCTTTCCTATAAAGATCAGAAAGTGTTTTTGGAAAATTATGGTTTTGTTGATTTAAAGCAAAATGTAGGTGAAAAACAGAATATTGACCCCAAAAAACATTTTTACGAGCAAAAAATGGCGGAAGCGATAAAAAAATTAGTTGAAATGATGGATTTGAAGTCTAAATCAGCGTATGTTTCAATTCCTGGCTTCAGTGGTCTTATCACTATCATAGAATTACCCGAAATGGAAAACGATGAATTGGCAAAAGCGATACAATTCGAAGCTCATAAATATATTCCAAGCTCACTTGATGAAATAGCGATGAGTTGGGAAATTATTGAACATATAAGTGACACTAGCACATTATCCTCGCAAATGCCTGACGTTGGAGGCATTAAGGGCAAGAAAATAAAAGTGCTTCTTGTCGCTGCTCCCAAAAAAGATGTGGAACGTTTTGAGAGGTTATTGGGAGAAACCAATGTTAACGTAGCGGCCATTGAACTGGAAACTTTTTCAATAGTCAGGTCATTGATAAATGATGATGCTGGAAATTTTCTGATAATAGACATAGGTTCTCGGGCAACCAATATTATTTTGGTTGAAAAAGGAGTTGTTGTTGTCAATCGCAATATTGATGCGGGAGGAAATGAAATAACTTCAACTATAAGCGAAAGCATGAATATTTCCAAGCAAAGAGGAGAAGATCTCAAGAAAGGGGAAAAGGATTTCTTAAATAGCAATGAGTCTCGCTTGGTTATTCCGATTCTGGAATTTATTGCTAGCGAGTCCAAGAGAATATTGGATGCATATAAAATAAAGAATAAAAATATCAGAATAGACGGAGTTTTGTTGTCGGGCGGAACATCTAAAATGAAAGGTTTGGAACAATACCTTTCAAATTTTTTAAAGATGGATGTTAAAGTGGCAGATCCTTGGAGAAGAATCATGATTAAGGATAATAATGTCGCAGCACTGATCAAAAGACTGGGTGGATCATTTACAGTGGCTCTTGGTTTAGCTTTAAGGGGAGCTGAAGAATATAAACGTAAATAA